The segment tgttgctaccacattcttttcaaggaatgaagcaaattcaatagaatgaatttcaagacttttcatcaaagcctagtcatcattatatcatcattatggtgcattgactcaaactcaatgtcttatccatataaggcgtgttatgccataattctatgggacttgaacccaatcacggtgcatcaaaactcaaattgatgtcttacccttttggtgcgatagaacttgaatctatcgtcttatcctcaaatatttttattatgatgcatTCGGACTTTAACGTGATGTCTTACctttttggtgcgatgaaacttgaatccatcgtcttacccttaaccaacggtataataaaccgaagtacaacatgactcatcctttgagtctttcaaaacaatcaaaataacattcaaattcatactattaagattttataccttcttctatttaagaaattttgtatagcatgtcatattcaaccaatagtagtatatgtcttcggttcttgataattgttagtgactgaatactattttattctaaatcataaaaatattctagaaaatacatactTGATTTTACGCatataatactttgatcttcataacgagatcaaccaaaacatgagttaaagaaaaagtaaaactcaatcttaattggctagagactcgtgctgataacgtgttataaaatcaagctcatggcaatataaatataaagagatgaagacaagaggagtaagatggaagataagactttcttcttattcaagtgtatgcaAATCTCATATGTatctattacaatagtgaatgaacaaccctatttatagagtgagaaatcactccaaaggttaccatattaagtatcataataaatagatacatccttatccaaaaaggttcatgtcacctagtaatatgaatggttgttcatgtaccaaccttatggactatccacttaattcaatgtatttataacaaaTTCAAAATACTTGAAATCTCTTCTTACGAATATGACTTGTGCACTAATTCTCATTTCCATCtccacattaattaattattatataactgCATTTGTACTTTAGATACTCTATTTTGTAttcctaaaataattaatagcaCATTTATAAAATATGGTAACCATAATATTATAGGGAAATGACAGGTTAATTTTGTCTTTTGTGTGAAATTCTCACTAGTATATATTAAGCTTTCAACGTTGACAAACATTTGCACTAACTGGCAAATTTGGATGAATTATATGAGCTAGTAAATCCAAACGGGTGGTGCGTGTTATGTTATCcatcatacattttttttttcaaaaatattaaatacaacATTTTTGCACTAATTACGCAAAATATTAAACACGAATAAATCTAGAAGCTGGGCATACTATACACGTTAAACTTTGTTTCATTCACAAGTTTATCTTCTCCTAATAAACCAATATGTATATATGGCACAACTTATCAACCGGGGTTGTAGTGTAACAATGACTATTTCAtccttaataaaaattttgagtttgaatgTTGAGTATGGAAAAAAAAGTTCTTAAATAAGCTAAGTAGTATATGATTCAAGTTTTGTCGAAACTTCAATACGAATTATAAATAAGgggaaattaaataaattaaatatatatagcaCTACTTGTTTCTTCTCTATTCTATCCCAAATCCATTTATATTCCATTTCGAATAGACTGTTTGAGAAGCAACGTATCGAATACTAATAGTGACTGTTCATATTTATCATGGAACAATACAATAcgcttattttttttttttttttgaaaattagggAAATGAAATTGCATGATGGAAAATTAAACTGTTGTTGATAAAAGTAAAAGTTCACACAGTTCGATTTTTATTTTAACCGATAAGAAAATGCtcttaaaacaaatatatgactTGTCATTTGATGTAGAATAAAGAAGAGAGAAATCAAATTACTCATTGAGTGCGAAAATTCTACTTAGTATAGTAAAAGTATATCAAATATTCACTTTTCACTACTCTAATAGTTATCTAACCTTTGTCGTCATCGTTGCAAACCCTACGTCATACTATTGTtagttttttaggttttaatgTTATAAAATCTCAAGCGTAtccttatatttatattagtcTAACATAGtacttatattcatattttttgttcGATATTTATGCataattaaaactaaaagaaagtaaactattatattttcatgAGTTATCAACTAACCTAATAACTATTATATTCCATTTtaggtataacttttatatatattactagTATCTAGTAGTCATTGTGTGGTCCAACCTTTTTCTCCTCTGTgtctcaaaaatcaaaatattgccGCTGCTAGCAAGTTGAATGAAAGAATCACTGCGGCTCgtattttacattaatttttatttttttagttcaatAAAATCTATAGAAACTGCCATAATATGTCATTATAATTCTGAATGTTAAATCTCAGCCCTTCATTCCTTATCACAcactctcatctctctctatATCCTCCCCACACAATTAGctccccttcttcttcttctactttctttctattttccaATTTTCAAAACTCTTTACTCATTTCTTCCTTATCTATTTTAGACCTTCGACCCCCCCactctttattaaaaataaattcccAGTCTTATCATATACACTACTTCATATTTTATACAATCACATTTATAGCCTCAGGTGTCTACGTGCTTACTTCCTTGTCATACTTGTTATTCAATGAAGCATTAATTACCCCTTATTCGTTTAAGCAGCGAGCGCACTTGTCCAAACTTCAATTTTCCTATATATCAGGTAAATTATTCTCAACAACATGCCTAATTTATACCAATACTCTGTTTTTGCTTATACttataaaaattacatatttcaATTGGATTTAAGAACGGAGCAAAAGTATCGCAGAAGCGGAGCCacgattttaaaatttaattattctaTTTCCTAAAGTTATTGAGTTctgtaaatattaaatttggtCGAATTCATAATCTCTTGCGGTCTCGCCCCTATTGTTTACTATAATTGTCTCATGTGAAATTTTTGTCTATAggtgtattatatataaaagaatttgaaaGTTTGAGTTTAACAAATGGCACCCAACAAGAATGGTCGTGGCAAAACAAAGGGagacaagaagaagaaagaagagaagggtattattacttttttttcttttttctgttaGTATTATACGATACATTTTTAGCAtatgttaaaaattaaatgtcagtatatatataaaattttatttgttatactaatgatgatatgttTTATTTGTGCTGCTCAGTTCTCCCAGTTGTAATGGATATAACGATAAACCTTCCGGAGGAGACTCAAGTTATTTTAAAGGTTCGTCATTTACGAacacacttttttaaaattaatattgctTATAAATATATAGTTATAACACGAAGTATATTTAATCGTCTTTCTTTGTTtaaacttctttattttattcGAGTACTTTTTTGTTAGATTTTGGTTGATGTTTTGTTGCTTTTTTCAAGGAAATCAGATTCAGCTCTGACAGTTGGCTTTCTAATTATAttccaaaagaagaaaaatgaggcGCTAGAGCTAATTTTTCAAACAGTTGGTTAACCATTCAATATTTCACCGGTTACTTGCGCAAGCACAACAATTTTGATATCAATTAGTTCACAAAATTGAATGGTCAATAAACGAAGTTAGTACAAGTCATAGGAACAAAGGTCATATGattgataaataaagttaaGAGAAGTCGTagaaataaaagatatatatcTGTCATTAAAACGTACACGCAACAAAATAGTGTTAAATAAttgataacaataaaatattttagtgaagGTAACAtaacttaaatatataaaatatagtcaacttttattttattataaaattttactttttctagaaaaaattattgctacaccattattattaatagtattattattataactgctattttgattttaaaatatccttgaatttaattaaatcatttaacGGCTTTGTTTTTCTACGAGCAGGGAATATCTACGGATAGAATTATCGATGTTCGTCGATTATTATCTGTCAATACAACAACTTGTAATGTCACTAATTTCTCACTGTCTCATGAGGTAAGGGGACAAATCAGACGGCTGTCATATTTTCTTTAacttatttgtttaatttaggACCATCTGATTTTTACTGTTTTTAACAGTTAAGGGGTCCACGTTTAAAAGAAACAGTGGACGTTTCCGCACTGAAGCCCTGCATCCTGACTCTTATCGAAGGTAAAAAAATTTCGGAACTACAAGACGTCGTCGTATAGGGTATTAGGATATTTCTATTTTAGGAAGTGGTCCCGGGCCGGTCAGGTCTAGATATTATAAAAGCCCGATTATACCCTCAACTTTCTTCTTTGAACAGAGGAATACGATGAAGAAAGCGCAACGGCGCATGTTAGAAGGCTGTTGGACATCGTCGCTTGTACAACGAGTTTTGGGCCGTCGGGGACTAGTGGTAAAGAGTTGAAAACTGACTCTTGCAAGAATGCGCGAGGTGTGCAGGATAACAAGAATGCTAAGAAATCCAACAAGGTTCGTGGGAATGATAAGTCATCGTCGCCGCCACAAACGCCAACTCCGGTGGCGCAACAGCTGGGTAAAGATGCGGGATCGGAAGAAGTTGATGGAGAGATGAGCAATACTTGCCCTAAGATTGGAAGCTTCTATGAGTTCTTCTCGCTTTCTCATCTCACGCCTCCTCTTCAGTGTAATGCgccctctctctctcacattGTGTCTCTCTTCTCGTGTttcttgttaaaattaagaCTCATCTTGATTCTTGCAGTCATAAGAAGAGCAACAAGACAACAAGATGATGAAGTTTTGCCAGATGATCATCTTTTCTCTCTTGAAGTAAGCTTTCTTGGAGccaatttcatcttctttagTCTAATGAGTTCAATGATCTGATATTTTCTAGGTTtgattaattcataaaataacatATGTAATTGTTTATAGGTGAAACTTTGTAATGGAAAGCTGGTTATTGTTGAAGCTTGCAAGAAAGGATTTTACAACTTTGGAAAGCAGGGGATTCTTTGTCACAATCTTGTTGATTTGTTGAGACAACTCAGTAGAGCATTTGACAATGTACGCTTGGgcagattttttttctctatcaaTTCAGTCATGCTAGTTTCATGTCTTATTTCATTGTTGACATTGCTCATCCCAATTTTCAGGCATACGATGATCTCATGAAAGCATTCTTGGAGCGTAATAAGGTGCAGATGATGATTTCTCTTGACATGTTTCATCACCTTAAGTTTTCTAAAACTGATTACACACGGGAAGTTCTTTCTTCGCTGCATAACCTTCTCTAACCCAAGGTTGTAAactgtttttcttcttaatacAGTTTGGGAATCTTCCATACGGATTCAGAGCCAACACATGGCTTATACCACCTGTGGCAGCACAGTTGCCAGCTATTTTTCCACCTCTACCTGTGGAGGATGATACCTGGGGAGCAAATGGAGGTGGTCTAGGCCGAGATGGAAAATTTGATTCTTTACCTTTTGCCAATGAATTTTTGAATGTTGCATCCATGGCTTGTAAGACAACAGAGGAGAGGCAGATCAGAGACAGGAAGGCTTTTATTCTTCATAGTTTATTTGTTGATGTCGCCATTTTACGAGCCATTTCAGCTGTAAAGCATGTCATGGAGAAAGTTAAACCAGCTCATTGTGATTTGAATGGAGAAATCATTTATAATGAGACAGTTGGGGACTTGAGCATATTTGTTACCAAAGATTCTTCAAATGCTAGCTGCAAAGTAGATACCAAAATTGATGGATTTCAAGCAACTGGAATAGCTATGAAGAATCTGATGGAAAGAAATTTACTGAAGGGGATAACTGCTGATGAAAATACTGCTGCCCATGTAAGAAAATACTAAGAGAAATTATATGGGTCCTAATTTTCTGTGGTACTTCTAATGTAGTGCATCTGATTGGAAAAAAACTTACTGCATTTTGAATTCAGGATATTGCTACTTTAGGTGTTCTGAATGTAAGACATTGTGGTTATATTGCAACTGTAAAAGTtcaaggaaaagaaaatgacaaaGTGGGCAGCCCACTGCAAAGCATGGAACTTGCTGATCAGCCTGATGGTGGTGCAAATGCCCTCAATATCAACAGGTATTACTTGAAAATCCTCATTATAAGCCAATAAGTCATAATAGtagtttattgatttttttttctgctGCGGTTTATGATGCAAACAATAAGTAATAGTAGTAATTTATTGATCTCTTTCTGTTGTGGTTTCTATGCAAACAATAAAATACTTTGGTTCTTTTTGACTGTTAAAAGTGTAAAGACAAAGTTATGTTGAGCTCTTGACCAAAAAAGTTCTTTGGTTTGATAAATTGAGATTCTCATTCTGGTTCAACTTTTAGAAGTTTGTCGGAGGAAGAAATTATCCTGGAAAGTGAAGTCTTCTCTAAGTAGGAGCTGTTTCCAAAATAACAGAGCAATAAAACAACTGCATTCTGATAGCTTTTTTCTTTGCTCTGATGATATAACCCTTTCAAATACTTCTTGGTCTAGGATCCCTCCAAAACCTCATGGACCACAACAATATTTGTAAGATCTTCTGAAGGTAAAAACAAAAAGAGGAATTTTAGAGAAAGGTTACGCGTCAATTGGGGTAATGATAAAATGTAATAGCTTTAACACAATTCTAGACCTTGCACAACAATCATACATGATGTGTAAAAATATGGATAATTGTGTGTTACATCTCCCAATGTACTACTATTAGGTTGCTTAACTGTCATGAATCAGAGCTGGGTCTCACCCTGTTTGGGCCCCAATCCTGTTCCAGTTGGAGGTCTGGGCGTGTAGGGGTGTTTGAGTGGGTTAGAGTTCTACTTTAGTTCCGGAATGAACTGGTGGTTTCTTTATATGGATTTGCACAATTCTTTCCTCGTGTTCTAGCTTTTGTGGTTGAGCTAGGCCAAGGGCCATTTCTTACCTAATTTATTATCTCCTGTTAATAGTTTGTCATTTTGGTGTCATATTCACCATATCACTGGTCCTGTATTTCATTATCAATTTGCTAGGATGGTGCATTCGTCTTCTCAAGACTTAGTgcctatttttcttattttatcacGTAATCTTGCAGTTTACGCTTGCTCCTTCACAAGAAAGTGGACAACAAGGTAATGCATTCAAAGCCTTCAGAAACTGAAGAGCCTAATTGCTCTCAGGCATTTGTAAGGAGAATACTAGAAGAGAGTCTTACCAAActtgaagaagagaaaatagaagGTGACTCTTTCATCAGATGGGAACTTGGTGCATGCTGGATACAGCACTTACAAGATCAGAAAAAATCAGAAAAGGACAAGAAACCCTCCgctgagaagaaaaaaaatgagatgaAGGTTGAGGGACTTGGAATACCTCTTAAGTCCCTTAAGAATAGAAAGAAGAGCACAGATGGAACTAACATGGAATCCCAGTCAGAAAGCTTCAAATCTGCCGCAGATGGTGTTGGAGGGGGATCAGAAAAAGCTGTCCTGCAGTCTGGGGAGTCTCAGTTTGAGACAGATACAGATCAAAATCAGGTCGTCCTCAAGGCATTGTTGTCTGATGCTGGCTTTACAAGGTTGAAGGAGTCAGAGACTGGACTTCACCTTAAGgtagaaatctttttaaatttaagtgatAGATTATGAGAAGACCTTACTATTTTTCCATCTTCTAACCACTTCCGGCTGTTGATAGTCTTTGGAAGAGCTGATTGATCTGTCACAGAAGTACTATAATGAAGTTGCCCTGCCAAAGCTGGTAACACTTAAAATAGtattgtttatatataaatcTACAAAGAAAATTGTTTGTGACAAGTGGCATCTTAGCTGTGTTTCATTTCACAATGCATTGCAGGTGGCTGATTTTGGCTCTTTAGAACTCTCACCAGTAGATGGTCGAACCTTAACTGATTTCATGCATACCCGAGGTCTACGTATGCGTTCTCTTGGACAAGTAGTAAGTCTTAATGATCATTTTTTACCCTTAGTGATTTTCTCCTtctgtatgtgtgtgtgtgacaCATATATTTGTCCACTTAGACTTCAATTTGTGTCTTCTTGTTAGTATGTTTAATCTCCAGGtcataatatttttactttagtaaattaatttaacCGAGATTATCAAATATAGATGTTGAACTTTGTCAGAACTGTCGAAGGTTTGAAAATGATCTGAAAGTTGAATTTCTCATTCTTTATCTCTTTCCTATTGCCTCTACATTGATCTGGTTTTAGATCATGATTAACTCTTATGTGCAACTGTAAAATTATACTAGGCCAACTTTTATCTCATTAAGCTGTGCCTAAATTGATTCTTgcgttttcttcttcttcttgtgtaGGTTAAACTTTCTGAGAAGTTATCACATGTGCAATCTCTTTGTATACACGAGATGATAGTCCGAGCTTTTAAACATATTCTTCAAGCAGCTATTGCATCAGTTGTTGACATTGAAGATATGGCTGCGATAATTGCTGCTGCCTTGAATATGATGCTTGGGGTACCTGAAAATGATGATTCAAATGAGTACGGTGTTGATTCTTTGATCTGGAGATGgctgaaattatttttgaagaagagATACGAATGGGATGTTGGCAGCCTGAACTACAAAGATATGAGGAAATTTGCTATCCTCCGTGGTTTATGCCATAAGGTACTTGAAATCTTGTTCTAAACAATTGACTTTTTAAGGATGACCTCAGTGTGGGACTGCACTgggtattttgttgttgttgatacaTAATACATCAAACATTTGTCTTTGGGTGGTTGCATTTGAATAGATTTGGTAGGTTTCACACCTGGCTATTTTTGACCGTTCTTCTGAGAATGTATTGAACACTTGGAATTCGCTGTCTTTGGAAGGGGaaataaaacacataagaaaatatgaaaagaaattgaagaaaattgttTGCTAAGACATAGAGACACTTGTTGGTGTGtcaattcatcaaatatttaactTGGGCAAAGATATAACCTTTGTGCAGATGTCTTTGAATACTTTGGTGATGGAAATGAACGTTATTGAAGTTTTCGTTCTATACCCAAGAACACTTACGAGTAATTTTTCTGTCTAGGTGGGAATTGAACTGGTTCCAagagattatgatatgagttcAGCAAGTCCTTTTCAGAAAGTAGACATTGTCAGCCTAGTACCAGTGCATAAGGTGATAATGCAACCCTGTCTACGTGTCTGATACTAGGAGATATTATGCCGAGTTCACTTCTGTTTGTACTTATCATTTTTCTTCTACTCCCTTCGTGTCTTTGTGTCTGCTTTTCTGCAGCAAGCTGCTTGCTCTTCTGCAGACGGAAGACAGCTTTTGGAATCATCCAAAACAGCTCTGGATAAGGGAAAACTTGAAGATGCGGTCAGCTATGGGACTAAGGTAATTGATTTCCGAGATTAGAAAAAAGTTGTACATTACATTCTCCATTCTTCCGATTGAAACTTTCTATTGTATAGAAACCAAGTTATTTTGGTGGGCTTCCAACTCCATCGCTTCTTATATTTCTTCCCTTTGTTGGTCTTGGGTACAGATTGAAAATATTGgaattagaataataaaataaggtaACCTTGGTTTTGAATGGTATAAATTATTGCATACCATGTGACAACTGCTGCATTTTTGTGGTGCTTTCAGGCTCTTGCCAAGCTGGTCGCAGTATGTGGTCCATACCATCGAATGACAGCTGGAGCTTATAGCCTTCTTGCTGTTGTTCTGTATCACACCGGTGATTTTAATCAGGTATGCTTCAGAAGCTCGTCAGCATAGACCTCCTTGGTCCTACATTGTTACTCTTTCTGCCTGCTTTAAAAACTCTGACTTCTATCCTATTCAACTCTTAAATGTGTTGATGGCGGTATCCATGACAGGCCACAATCTATCAGCAAAAGGCCTTGGACATAAATGAAAGAGAGTTGGGCCTTGATCACCCAGACACTATGAAAAGTTATGGTGATCTTGCAGTTTTCTATTACCGACTTCAACACACAGAGTTGGCTCTCAAGTATGTTTATTTCTGTTGGATTGCCAAGTACTTAAAATTTCTTGATGATGCCAACAACtaaattagcaaaaaaaaaaaaagaaaaagaaaaaaaagaacaaattacaAAAGTGGAGTTGGAGGTTCATTATTCTAAACTAgacatttttatatttcttgaGTTTCTGGTTTTCGTATTTTCAATGGTCATGTATGTTTCTTTAGTTGCTCCCCCATCCAATAGGACTATAAAGTAGGCATTGTTTTCCTCGGCCTGTCTCAATAAACTTGTCATCTTTGCTAAGATGGCAAGTTACTCTCCTTCAACAATTCAAGCTAGTGTAAAGAAAATACTACTGTACTTTATATCAGTCAAAACTAACTTAATCAAGCTTGTGAAATACATATGATTGGTTGAAATTTGGTCGTGGATATGTTCTTGAATGACGGTTCAAATAATAAAGTTCGCATATGGGGTTTGATTATTTACGCAGCTTTTGGGCTTACTAGCACCAAACCAACATGGTCCTTGTAAAAAATACCAAATCAACATGGTCCTTGTAAAAAATACCAAATCAACATGGTCCTTGTAAAAAATACCAAATCAACATGGTGGAAACTTATGTCCTCCTAATTATGAAAGATTGTACCACTCATATCTGCTCCTCACGTTTAACATTAAATAGGAATGATTTAATATCTGTTTTTGATTCTTCTTTCCACTTCTCCCTGTTGTTATTCACATTTCACACTCCATATCAATTTACCATTCCCATTTTTACAGGTATGTAAAACGAGCTCTTTATTTGTTGCATCTCACATGTGGCCCCTCCCATCCAAATACTGCGGCGACATATATAAATGTGGCTATGATGGAGGAAGGGCTCGGTAATGTGCATGTTGCTCTCAGATATCTCCATAAAGCTTTGAAGTGTAACCAAAAGTTACTCGGTCCAGACCATATTCAGGTTCCTTTCTTCTTCTGCTGGAGCTTATAAgtgtttagtttttattttagcATTCACAGCTCACTCTAGTTTTCTAGGCTTGTGAAACTAAAGTGGATTTATTCAGGAAAAAAATGGCCGCTTATGTCCTAGTTTAGGAGATTCAGGGTAGTTTCATGTCAAACAGTGTACTTGAGTATGCGTTATTCTTTTTCCATTAACTGCTACATATGCATTATGTGTATTTGACTATAGGAAAAGAAG is part of the Solanum lycopersicum chromosome 1, SLM_r2.1 genome and harbors:
- the LOC101251035 gene encoding protein REDUCED CHLOROPLAST COVERAGE 1-like isoform X1, giving the protein MAPNKNGRGKTKGDKKKKEEKVLPVVMDITINLPEETQVILKGISTDRIIDVRRLLSVNTTTCNVTNFSLSHELRGPRLKETVDVSALKPCILTLIEEEYDEESATAHVRRLLDIVACTTSFGPSGTSGKELKTDSCKNARGVQDNKNAKKSNKVRGNDKSSSPPQTPTPVAQQLGKDAGSEEVDGEMSNTCPKIGSFYEFFSLSHLTPPLQFIRRATRQQDDEVLPDDHLFSLEVKLCNGKLVIVEACKKGFYNFGKQGILCHNLVDLLRQLSRAFDNAYDDLMKAFLERNKFGNLPYGFRANTWLIPPVAAQLPAIFPPLPVEDDTWGANGGGLGRDGKFDSLPFANEFLNVASMACKTTEERQIRDRKAFILHSLFVDVAILRAISAVKHVMEKVKPAHCDLNGEIIYNETVGDLSIFVTKDSSNASCKVDTKIDGFQATGIAMKNLMERNLLKGITADENTAAHDIATLGVLNVRHCGYIATVKVQGKENDKVGSPLQSMELADQPDGGANALNINSLRLLLHKKVDNKVMHSKPSETEEPNCSQAFVRRILEESLTKLEEEKIEGDSFIRWELGACWIQHLQDQKKSEKDKKPSAEKKKNEMKVEGLGIPLKSLKNRKKSTDGTNMESQSESFKSAADGVGGGSEKAVLQSGESQFETDTDQNQVVLKALLSDAGFTRLKESETGLHLKSLEELIDLSQKYYNEVALPKLVADFGSLELSPVDGRTLTDFMHTRGLRMRSLGQVVKLSEKLSHVQSLCIHEMIVRAFKHILQAAIASVVDIEDMAAIIAAALNMMLGVPENDDSNEYGVDSLIWRWLKLFLKKRYEWDVGSLNYKDMRKFAILRGLCHKVGIELVPRDYDMSSASPFQKVDIVSLVPVHKQAACSSADGRQLLESSKTALDKGKLEDAVSYGTKALAKLVAVCGPYHRMTAGAYSLLAVVLYHTGDFNQATIYQQKALDINERELGLDHPDTMKSYGDLAVFYYRLQHTELALKYVKRALYLLHLTCGPSHPNTAATYINVAMMEEGLGNVHVALRYLHKALKCNQKLLGPDHIQTAASYHAIAIALSLMEAYPLSVQHEQTTLQILRAKLGPDDLRTQDAAAWLEYFESKAFEQQEAARNGTKKPDASIASKGHLSVSDLLDYINPSPDAKGRDVGSKRRGFVSKALISQVKGKSDQNNVAIPNSDTFKDVPKEETDEKKQIVEDHTDPKMNMEPVDTVIESHHNGDGGITENKPIQSGPLLKETSIEKSMVREVLSEPSAEAEDGWQPVQRPRSGGFYGRRRRQRRQTISKVIGYQKKDPISDVDHAKLKNNYQASKYYVLKKRTSPGSYADYYLAKSQASGTKLGRRVIKAVAYRVKSVSSSVRDAVPEISTTGGDLLNTSSEQVQVSATKEVGSLSKRSSIVNLGKSPSYKEVALAPPGTISMLQERVSEDEIPDNPDVMKLEKESNGAEENSKIMGRDAESMEKENIQDLVANSSDHVKSETVDTDSKEEIQMSDLKGGEISDLISANASIQPGHVDVSPMEQGSVKTHNVPTSDNSPKADPCEKDSSSNLNPGVISNMTLQDMDHLKVKSASSHASDASRELSRKLSASAAPFSPSPAVPRGTPLPMNINLPSPPGTRPPIGPWSVTMSLHQGPPTILPSPMCSSPHHLYPSPPHTPNMMHPLRFIYPPYSQPQTLPPNTFPMSSSTFHPNHYAWHCNIAPNASEYVPATVWPGCHPVEFSISPPVIEPITDSISSAKEISDNPENITLTTSLLVDLNTGDEVKEDVNLPASETVENIAAVVPEKERASNTPDSHFVTSSSDQSKEGSGSNHVQRNLTETDNEKTFNILVRGRRNRKQTLRMPISLLKRPYSSQPFKAVYSRVIRETEVPSSTSFDPHEHGITTAT
- the LOC101251035 gene encoding protein REDUCED CHLOROPLAST COVERAGE 1-like isoform X2 produces the protein MAPNKNGRGKTKGDKKKKEEKVLPVVMDITINLPEETQVILKGISTDRIIDVRRLLSVNTTTCNVTNFSLSHELRGPRLKETVDVSALKPCILTLIEEEYDEESATAHVRRLLDIVACTTSFGPSGTSGKELKTDSCKNARGVQDNKNAKKSNKVRGNDKSSSPPQTPTPVAQQLGKDAGSEEVDGEMSNTCPKIGSFYEFFSLSHLTPPLQFIRRATRQQDDEVLPDDHLFSLEVKLCNGKLVIVEACKKGFYNFGKQGILCHNLVDLLRQLSRAFDNAYDDLMKAFLERNKFGNLPYGFRANTWLIPPVAAQLPAIFPPLPVEDDTWGANGGGLGRDGKFDSLPFANEFLNVASMACKTTEERQIRDRKAFILHSLFVDVAILRAISAVKHVMEKVKPAHCDLNGEIIYNETVGDLSIFVTKDSSNASCKVDTKIDGFQATGIAMKNLMERNLLKGITADENTAAHDIATLGVLNVRHCGYIATVKVQGKENDKVGSPLQSMELADQPDGGANALNINSLRLLLHKKVDNKVMHSKPSETEEPNCSQAFVRRILEESLTKLEEEKIEGDSFIRWELGACWIQHLQDQKKSEKDKKPSAEKKKNEMKVEGLGIPLKSLKNRKKSTDGTNMESQSESFKSAADGVGGGSEKAVLQSGESQFETDTDQNQVVLKALLSDAGFTRLKESETGLHLKSLEELIDLSQKYYNEVALPKLVADFGSLELSPVDGRTLTDFMHTRGLRMRSLGQVVKLSEKLSHVQSLCIHEMIVRAFKHILQAAIASVVDIEDMAAIIAAALNMMLGVPENDDSNEYGVDSLIWRWLKLFLKKRYEWDVGSLNYKDMRKFAILRGLCHKVGIELVPRDYDMSSASPFQKVDIVSLVPVHKQAACSSADGRQLLESSKTALDKGKLEDAVSYGTKALAKLVAVCGPYHRMTAGAYSLLAVVLYHTGDFNQATIYQQKALDINERELGLDHPDTMKSYGDLAVFYYRLQHTELALKYVKRALYLLHLTCGPSHPNTAATYINVAMMEEGLGNVHVALRYLHKALKCNQKLLGPDHIQTAASYHAIAIALSLMEAYPLSVQHEQTTLQILRAKLGPDDLRTQDAAAWLEYFESKAFEQQEAARNGTKKPDASIASKGHLSVSDLLDYINPSPDAKGRDVGSKRRGFVSKVKGKSDQNNVAIPNSDTFKDVPKEETDEKKQIVEDHTDPKMNMEPVDTVIESHHNGDGGITENKPIQSGPLLKETSIEKSMVREVLSEPSAEAEDGWQPVQRPRSGGFYGRRRRQRRQTISKVIGYQKKDPISDVDHAKLKNNYQASKYYVLKKRTSPGSYADYYLAKSQASGTKLGRRVIKAVAYRVKSVSSSVRDAVPEISTTGGDLLNTSSEQVQVSATKEVGSLSKRSSIVNLGKSPSYKEVALAPPGTISMLQERVSEDEIPDNPDVMKLEKESNGAEENSKIMGRDAESMEKENIQDLVANSSDHVKSETVDTDSKEEIQMSDLKGGEISDLISANASIQPGHVDVSPMEQGSVKTHNVPTSDNSPKADPCEKDSSSNLNPGVISNMTLQDMDHLKVKSASSHASDASRELSRKLSASAAPFSPSPAVPRGTPLPMNINLPSPPGTRPPIGPWSVTMSLHQGPPTILPSPMCSSPHHLYPSPPHTPNMMHPLRFIYPPYSQPQTLPPNTFPMSSSTFHPNHYAWHCNIAPNASEYVPATVWPGCHPVEFSISPPVIEPITDSISSAKEISDNPENITLTTSLLVDLNTGDEVKEDVNLPASETVENIAAVVPEKERASNTPDSHFVTSSSDQSKEGSGSNHVQRNLTETDNEKTFNILVRGRRNRKQTLRMPISLLKRPYSSQPFKAVYSRVIRETEVPSSTSFDPHEHGITTAT